Proteins from a single region of Fundidesulfovibrio putealis DSM 16056:
- a CDS encoding alpha/beta fold hydrolase, with product MSCPLVFVHGWAFGPQFWMPLQRELGVREAFTLDLGFFGPENLSLPGEPFVAVGHSLGLLWLLRHAPDRLAALVSLGGFGRFGVPAGPTRAMRRGLSRGPAQVITAFHQACALPDEMALDEPTLAKARPDQLAQGLDWLLQWDERATLEAFDRPLLALAAADDAIVPPDLSRASFPDNLTMLESGGHAFPASRPAQCALHIAPFLERACL from the coding sequence ATGAGCTGCCCCCTGGTCTTCGTGCACGGCTGGGCCTTCGGGCCTCAATTCTGGATGCCGCTTCAGCGCGAGCTTGGCGTGCGCGAGGCCTTCACGCTCGATCTGGGTTTTTTCGGTCCCGAAAATCTGAGCCTGCCAGGTGAGCCGTTCGTGGCAGTGGGACACTCCCTGGGCCTGCTCTGGCTCTTGCGCCATGCGCCGGACAGGCTGGCCGCCCTGGTCAGCCTGGGCGGTTTCGGACGCTTCGGCGTGCCTGCCGGGCCGACGCGGGCCATGCGCCGGGGCCTCTCGCGAGGTCCTGCCCAGGTGATAACGGCGTTTCATCAGGCCTGCGCGCTCCCAGACGAGATGGCCCTGGACGAGCCCACCCTGGCCAAGGCCCGGCCAGATCAACTGGCGCAAGGCCTGGACTGGCTGCTGCAATGGGACGAGCGGGCGACGCTTGAGGCCTTCGATCGGCCTCTTCTGGCCCTGGCCGCAGCCGACGACGCCATCGTGCCTCCTGATTTGAGCCGGGCGAGCTTTCCGGATAATCTCACCATGCTGGAATCCGGCGGGCACGCCTTCCCGGCGTCCAGGCCCGCCCAGTGCGCCCTGCACATCGCCCCGTTTCTGGAGCGCGCGTGCCTGTAA
- the bioF gene encoding 8-amino-7-oxononanoate synthase, whose amino-acid sequence MTERPQRPDTDIQARFRAVLDGLAGVHRLRRTRVFDPAREGVLNASSNDYLGLTRHPECIRRACEYAQAFGAGSASSRLICGTLPPHELLEEALARLKGSPASLVMGSGFQTNSSVLAALLDAQALGGEPLVFADKLNHASMHEGCRLAGVRQHRYRHLDMDHLESLLAKHAGAPGARFILSETVFSMDGDRADVAALAGLAERFGAFLYLDEAHAVGVLGHAGMGLAAGADIGLRDGRALVMGTCSKALGSYGAYVCCSETLREYLVNRAPGFIFSTALPPAVLGAAQAALELIPGMDRERETLLANSQRLRQGLNEAGLETGGSSTQIVPVMVGEEAHALAAMQALEAEGILAVAVRPPTVPPGSSRLRLSLTALHTRSDVDRLIEAVPRAVRKASQ is encoded by the coding sequence ATGACTGAACGGCCGCAAAGGCCTGACACGGACATCCAGGCGCGCTTCAGAGCCGTCCTGGACGGACTCGCAGGCGTCCACCGTCTGCGGCGCACCAGGGTGTTCGACCCCGCACGCGAAGGCGTGCTGAACGCGTCCTCCAACGACTATCTGGGCCTGACCCGCCACCCCGAATGCATCCGCAGGGCCTGCGAATACGCCCAGGCTTTCGGTGCGGGCTCGGCCTCCTCGCGCCTGATCTGCGGGACGCTCCCGCCGCACGAGCTGCTGGAGGAGGCGCTGGCCCGCCTGAAAGGCAGCCCGGCGTCCCTGGTGATGGGCTCGGGCTTCCAGACCAACTCCTCCGTGCTTGCCGCCCTGCTGGACGCGCAGGCCCTTGGGGGCGAGCCCCTGGTCTTCGCGGACAAGCTGAACCACGCCAGCATGCATGAGGGTTGCCGTCTGGCCGGGGTGCGCCAGCACCGCTACCGCCACCTGGACATGGACCACCTGGAGTCGCTGCTGGCCAAGCACGCCGGTGCGCCTGGAGCGCGCTTCATCCTGTCCGAGACGGTGTTCTCCATGGACGGCGACCGGGCGGACGTGGCCGCGCTGGCCGGACTCGCCGAGCGCTTCGGCGCGTTCCTGTACCTGGACGAGGCCCACGCCGTGGGCGTGCTGGGCCATGCGGGCATGGGCTTGGCCGCCGGGGCGGACATCGGCCTACGCGATGGCCGCGCCCTGGTGATGGGCACGTGCAGCAAGGCCCTGGGCAGCTACGGGGCCTACGTGTGCTGCTCGGAAACGCTGCGCGAGTATCTGGTGAACCGAGCGCCGGGCTTCATCTTTTCCACGGCCCTGCCCCCTGCGGTGCTGGGCGCGGCCCAGGCCGCCCTGGAGCTCATCCCCGGCATGGACCGCGAGCGCGAGACGCTCCTGGCCAATTCCCAGCGCCTTCGCCAGGGCTTGAACGAGGCCGGGCTTGAGACTGGCGGGTCCAGCACGCAGATCGTGCCGGTGATGGTGGGCGAGGAAGCCCACGCCCTGGCCGCCATGCAGGCCCTGGAGGCCGAGGGCATCCTGGCCGTGGCCGTGCGCCCGCCCACGGTGCCGCCCGGCTCAAGCAGGCTGCGCCTGTCGCTCACCGCCCTGCATACGCGCTCCGACGTGGACCGGTTGATCGAGGCCGTGCCCCGTGCCGTCAGGAAGGCGTCGCAATGA
- a CDS encoding TlyA family RNA methyltransferase, whose protein sequence is MANPKLRADLLLVEQGLAESRERAERLVMAGQVFLEKDGRREKLDKPGRMLPVSAVLSLNQPERFVSRGAYKLLSAIEHFALDVSGRVALDVGASTGGFTDCLLQHGAAKVYAVDVGKCQLHEKMRADARVVSMEGVNFRLATQELLPELVDIVVIDVSFISLTKILPAVKQFLKPGGVVVAMVKPQFEVASHQTDKGVVRDEALRQWAVETVQEAAIAHGFAPGGVVPAGVKGPKGNQEYMLLLR, encoded by the coding sequence ATGGCGAATCCCAAGCTGCGGGCCGACCTTCTCCTGGTGGAGCAGGGACTTGCCGAGAGCCGCGAACGCGCGGAGCGTCTGGTCATGGCCGGGCAGGTGTTCCTGGAGAAGGACGGCAGGCGCGAAAAGCTGGACAAGCCTGGGCGCATGCTCCCGGTGTCCGCCGTGCTCTCGCTCAACCAGCCCGAGCGCTTCGTGAGCCGGGGGGCCTACAAGCTGCTCTCGGCCATCGAGCATTTCGCCCTGGACGTGTCCGGGCGCGTGGCCCTGGACGTGGGCGCGTCCACCGGCGGATTCACCGACTGCCTGCTCCAGCACGGGGCGGCCAAGGTCTACGCCGTGGACGTGGGCAAGTGCCAGCTGCACGAGAAAATGCGGGCCGATGCGCGCGTGGTAAGCATGGAGGGCGTCAACTTCCGACTGGCCACGCAGGAGTTGCTGCCGGAACTGGTGGACATTGTGGTGATCGACGTGTCGTTCATCTCGCTCACCAAGATATTGCCCGCCGTGAAGCAGTTCCTGAAGCCCGGCGGGGTGGTGGTGGCCATGGTGAAGCCGCAGTTCGAAGTGGCCTCGCACCAGACGGACAAAGGCGTGGTGCGTGACGAGGCGCTGCGTCAGTGGGCTGTGGAGACTGTTCAGGAGGCCGCGATTGCGCATGGATTCGCTCCCGGCGGCGTGGTGCCCGCCGGGGTGAAAGGCCCCAAGGGGAACCAGGAATACATGCTGCTGTTGCGCTGA
- the bioA gene encoding adenosylmethionine--8-amino-7-oxononanoate transaminase, protein MMNGYFVTGTDTGVGKTVLSALLCMALDARYFKPIQTGQDSDTDTVAALAGLDASRLHPPAVHLLAPLSPNQAASKEGRVLDIATIQLPFSSGNRPIIVEGAGGALVPIAPGQCMADLMARLGLPVIVATRTGLGTLNHTLLTLEALRLRGIDVCGVALIGDPNPDNRRDIEHLGGVPVIVDIPHLKAVTREALRGLASEVNIPAPVPGGDVLAMDRAHVWHPFTQAATAPAPVQAVRGQGAKLFTADGRELIDLVSSWWVNPHGHAHPAIAQAIARQAATLEQVLFADFTHEPAARLASELAAILPGGLNRVFFSDNGSTAVEIALKMAYQYWRNQGRAERTRFAAFQGGYHGDTVGAMSVGMSSGYYQDFEPLTFKVDFLPYPATWLDDADIEEKETQALAVLANYFSVHAGTVAGVILEPLVQGASGMRMVRPGFVKAVADLARAAGGMVIFDEVMTGFGRTGTMFACEQAGVVPDIICLAKGLTAGFVPMAATVATEALYQGFLGDTFDRALAHGHSFTANPIGCAAALAGLALFEQEGTLARIAALEAVHAQRLTALSNHAGLRRPRWRGSIGAVELAGGDVGYGAEIGKKLKRYFLEQGFFARPLGEVFYILPPFCLTPHELHRAYDTLERALEEIA, encoded by the coding sequence ATGATGAACGGCTATTTCGTGACCGGTACGGACACCGGCGTCGGCAAGACCGTGCTCTCGGCCCTTCTGTGCATGGCCCTGGACGCGCGCTATTTCAAACCCATCCAGACCGGACAGGACAGCGACACCGACACGGTGGCCGCCCTTGCCGGATTGGACGCCTCCCGCCTGCATCCGCCCGCCGTGCACCTGCTGGCCCCGCTCTCGCCCAATCAGGCTGCGTCCAAGGAGGGGCGCGTCCTGGACATCGCGACCATCCAGCTGCCCTTCTCATCCGGGAACAGGCCCATCATCGTTGAGGGCGCAGGCGGCGCGCTGGTGCCCATCGCTCCGGGCCAGTGCATGGCCGACCTCATGGCGCGACTTGGCCTGCCGGTGATCGTGGCCACCCGTACCGGGCTCGGCACGCTGAACCATACGCTGCTTACCCTGGAAGCCCTGCGCCTGCGCGGCATCGACGTGTGCGGCGTGGCGCTCATCGGCGACCCCAACCCGGACAACCGCCGCGACATCGAACATCTGGGCGGCGTCCCGGTCATCGTGGACATCCCGCATCTCAAGGCCGTGACGCGCGAGGCCCTGCGCGGCCTGGCCTCCGAAGTGAACATCCCCGCGCCTGTTCCGGGCGGGGACGTCCTGGCCATGGACCGCGCCCACGTCTGGCATCCCTTCACACAGGCCGCCACCGCGCCCGCCCCGGTGCAGGCCGTGCGCGGCCAGGGCGCGAAGCTCTTCACGGCGGACGGGCGCGAACTGATCGATCTGGTCTCCTCCTGGTGGGTGAACCCGCACGGGCACGCCCATCCGGCCATCGCCCAGGCCATCGCGCGACAGGCCGCCACCCTGGAGCAGGTGCTCTTCGCGGACTTCACCCACGAGCCCGCCGCCCGGCTGGCCAGCGAACTTGCCGCCATCCTGCCCGGCGGCCTGAACCGGGTGTTCTTCTCGGACAACGGCTCCACGGCGGTGGAGATCGCCCTGAAGATGGCCTACCAGTACTGGCGCAACCAGGGCCGCGCCGAGCGCACGCGCTTCGCCGCCTTCCAGGGCGGTTACCACGGCGACACCGTGGGGGCCATGTCCGTGGGCATGTCCAGCGGCTACTATCAGGACTTCGAGCCGCTGACCTTCAAGGTCGATTTCCTGCCCTACCCGGCCACCTGGCTCGACGACGCGGACATCGAGGAAAAAGAAACCCAGGCCCTGGCCGTGCTGGCCAACTATTTCTCCGTGCACGCCGGGACCGTGGCCGGGGTCATTCTGGAGCCCCTGGTGCAGGGAGCCTCGGGCATGCGCATGGTGCGGCCCGGCTTCGTGAAGGCCGTTGCGGACCTGGCGCGCGCCGCCGGGGGAATGGTAATTTTCGACGAGGTCATGACCGGGTTCGGGCGCACCGGGACCATGTTCGCCTGCGAGCAGGCCGGGGTCGTTCCGGACATCATCTGTCTGGCCAAGGGCCTCACCGCCGGATTCGTGCCCATGGCCGCCACCGTGGCCACCGAGGCCCTCTATCAGGGATTTCTGGGCGACACCTTCGACCGCGCCCTGGCCCACGGCCACTCGTTCACGGCCAATCCCATCGGCTGCGCCGCCGCCCTGGCCGGGCTCGCACTCTTCGAGCAGGAGGGGACGCTCGCGCGCATCGCAGCCCTGGAGGCCGTTCACGCACAGCGCCTGACGGCTCTTTCTAATCATGCGGGCCTTCGCAGGCCCCGCTGGCGGGGGAGCATCGGCGCGGTGGAGCTGGCTGGCGGGGACGTGGGCTACGGGGCCGAGATCGGAAAGAAGCTCAAGCGGTATTTTCTGGAACAGGGATTCTTCGCCCGCCCGCTGGGCGAGGTGTTCTACATCCTGCCGCCCTTCTGCCTGACGCCCCACGAGCTGCACCGGGCCTACGACACGCTTGAGCGCGCTCTGGAAGAGATCGCCTAA
- a CDS encoding YccF domain-containing protein: MEPVNFILNVLWLVLGGIFMGIGWCIAGVIMAITIIGLPWARSCFVIAKLAFWPFGKMIVDRQYVQGYHDAGTGPLGLLGNVIWFLFAGWWLAVGHLMSAVANFVTIIGIPFGVQHMKLALISLAPVGKTVVDKPDCRICQ, from the coding sequence GTGGAACCTGTCAATTTTATTCTGAATGTCCTGTGGCTGGTGCTGGGCGGTATTTTCATGGGCATCGGCTGGTGCATCGCCGGGGTCATCATGGCCATCACCATCATCGGCCTGCCCTGGGCGCGCTCCTGCTTCGTGATCGCCAAGCTGGCCTTCTGGCCCTTCGGCAAGATGATCGTGGACCGCCAGTACGTCCAGGGCTACCACGACGCGGGCACCGGCCCCCTGGGGCTTCTCGGCAACGTGATCTGGTTCTTGTTCGCTGGCTGGTGGCTGGCCGTGGGACACCTGATGTCCGCCGTGGCCAACTTCGTCACCATCATCGGCATCCCGTTCGGCGTTCAGCACATGAAACTGGCGCTTATATCGCTTGCTCCGGTGGGCAAGACCGTGGTGGACAAGCCGGACTGTCGCATCTGCCAGTAA
- a CDS encoding rhodanese-like domain-containing protein, with amino-acid sequence MRKLNALLDYFQFILRRFTGGTMSQPSPPPKDIDADAARALLSKTRPSDITVLDVRQQWEYDEFHLPGATFLPLSELDERAGEIPRDKPLLVYCHSGRRSAAAASLLASMGHPDISNMLGGVMAWTGATAVGDPGTGMQHYRGDETPDEVLAIAFAMERELGDFYQSLASSSPDPELATTFAKLAGFEDKHKLVVYHLYKALHPHGADIEELAAKATASVLEGGRSAEEIMADAKPFESTRKALDMAMGIEAQALDLYTRLAAVAASPESAATLRELAGEERGHLRALATMMDRLGAEAKA; translated from the coding sequence GTGCGGAAACTCAACGCCCTGCTGGACTACTTCCAGTTCATCCTGCGCCGCTTCACCGGAGGAACCATGTCCCAGCCAAGCCCCCCCCCCAAGGACATCGACGCCGACGCTGCGCGAGCCCTGTTGTCCAAGACCCGCCCAAGCGACATCACCGTGCTGGATGTCCGCCAGCAGTGGGAATACGATGAATTCCATCTGCCCGGCGCCACCTTCCTGCCGCTGTCCGAACTGGATGAGCGCGCCGGTGAGATCCCGCGCGACAAGCCGCTTCTGGTCTACTGCCACTCGGGACGCCGCAGCGCGGCAGCCGCGTCGCTGCTCGCCTCCATGGGACACCCCGACATCAGCAACATGCTGGGCGGCGTCATGGCCTGGACCGGAGCCACCGCCGTGGGCGACCCCGGCACCGGCATGCAGCACTACCGGGGCGACGAAACCCCCGATGAAGTCCTGGCTATCGCCTTCGCCATGGAGCGCGAGCTTGGCGACTTCTATCAGAGCCTCGCTTCGTCCAGCCCCGACCCCGAGCTGGCCACAACCTTCGCCAAGCTGGCCGGGTTCGAGGACAAGCACAAGCTGGTGGTCTACCACCTCTACAAGGCGCTCCATCCGCACGGCGCGGACATCGAGGAGTTGGCGGCAAAAGCCACCGCCTCCGTGCTGGAAGGCGGACGCAGCGCCGAGGAGATCATGGCCGACGCCAAGCCCTTCGAGTCAACGCGCAAGGCCCTGGACATGGCCATGGGCATTGAAGCCCAGGCCCTGGACCTGTACACACGGCTGGCCGCCGTGGCCGCAAGCCCCGAATCGGCCGCCACGCTGCGTGAGCTGGCCGGAGAAGAACGCGGGCATCTGCGCGCACTGGCCACGATGATGGATCGCCTGGGAGCTGAAGCGAAGGCGTAA
- a CDS encoding rhodanese-like domain-containing protein, with translation MLQSFRRRWWPESVFLLIISIMAAWVVNVGRPEPMPWWGDYAAKKVEDTVRKGLAVIGPDEARAVLMNGKALFIDARDPDEFAAGHIPGATNIPADALMTGLEPVVAGLDKTKGMILYCGNLACSKSKDLAQGMKDLGFTNLAVMPEGMDGWRAVGGPVEAK, from the coding sequence ATGCTGCAATCGTTTCGCCGCCGCTGGTGGCCTGAAAGTGTTTTCCTTCTGATCATATCCATCATGGCCGCCTGGGTTGTCAATGTGGGCAGGCCGGAGCCCATGCCCTGGTGGGGCGATTATGCCGCCAAAAAGGTGGAGGACACGGTGCGCAAGGGCCTGGCCGTGATCGGCCCGGACGAGGCCCGCGCCGTATTGATGAACGGCAAGGCGTTGTTCATCGACGCGCGCGACCCGGACGAGTTCGCGGCGGGGCACATCCCCGGCGCGACGAACATCCCGGCTGACGCCCTGATGACCGGGCTTGAGCCCGTGGTGGCCGGGCTGGACAAGACCAAGGGCATGATCCTCTACTGCGGCAACCTGGCCTGCTCCAAGAGCAAGGATCTGGCCCAGGGCATGAAGGATCTGGGGTTCACCAATCTGGCGGTGATGCCGGAGGGAATGGACGGATGGCGGGCCGTGGGCGGCCCGGTGGAGGCCAAGTGA
- the bioB gene encoding biotin synthase BioB — protein sequence MNIGNLSFERTKQAVLSGTPLRGEALSRFVAGVADARGHDAADLLHQARTIRLARLGRTVSLCAIVNAKSGRCSENCAFCAQSSHFGTSAPVHPFLETEEIARAARTMRDLGAKRFGIVTSGLKPGGEDFARLLDAVRAVDALGMEADASCGILTPDELEQLKKAGLKAYHHNLETARSFFPAICTTHDYEDDVRAVGHAVAAGLHVCSGGIFGLGESWEQRAELAVTLGELGVQSVPVNFLHPIPGTPMASRPVLTPEEALKIVALLRFVLPDANIRICGGRQTVFGQTRGLEPLEAGANGLMIGDYLTTRGLDAQADRQGILEAGWEISDD from the coding sequence ATGAACATTGGCAACCTGTCCTTCGAGCGAACCAAGCAGGCCGTGCTGTCCGGCACTCCCCTGCGCGGCGAGGCCCTGAGCCGTTTCGTGGCCGGCGTGGCCGACGCGCGCGGCCATGACGCTGCAGATCTGCTGCACCAGGCGCGGACCATCCGCCTTGCCCGCCTGGGCCGCACGGTCAGCCTGTGCGCCATCGTCAACGCCAAGAGCGGACGCTGCTCCGAGAACTGCGCCTTCTGCGCCCAGTCCTCGCACTTCGGCACGAGCGCTCCTGTCCACCCCTTCCTGGAAACCGAGGAGATCGCCCGCGCGGCCAGGACCATGCGCGACCTGGGCGCGAAACGCTTCGGCATCGTCACCAGCGGGCTTAAACCCGGCGGAGAGGACTTTGCGCGCCTGCTGGACGCCGTTCGCGCCGTGGACGCCCTGGGGATGGAGGCCGACGCCTCCTGCGGCATCCTGACCCCGGATGAGCTGGAGCAGCTCAAGAAGGCCGGGCTCAAGGCCTATCACCACAATCTGGAGACGGCCCGCAGCTTCTTCCCTGCCATCTGCACCACCCACGACTACGAGGACGATGTCCGGGCAGTGGGCCACGCCGTAGCCGCCGGGCTGCACGTGTGCTCCGGGGGCATCTTCGGGCTGGGCGAATCCTGGGAGCAGCGCGCAGAGCTGGCCGTTACGCTGGGGGAGCTCGGCGTGCAGTCGGTGCCGGTGAACTTCCTGCATCCCATCCCCGGCACGCCCATGGCCTCGCGCCCGGTGCTCACGCCGGAAGAGGCGCTCAAGATCGTCGCCCTGCTTCGCTTCGTGCTGCCGGACGCCAACATCCGCATCTGCGGCGGACGCCAGACCGTATTCGGGCAGACTCGCGGCCTGGAACCCCTGGAAGCCGGGGCCAACGGGCTCATGATCGGCGACTACCTGACCACCAGGGGCCTGGACGCCCAGGCCGACCGGCAGGGCATCCTGGAAGCCGGGTGGGAGATTTCCGATGACTGA
- a CDS encoding methyltransferase has protein sequence MPVNRSALIREAFGKAHGYDSHATPQASVARQLAALVTAHGGLPPAPSVLDMGCGTGALALALRSRLDVGRYLCADISPAMLRRASAKLAQASPPALLAAMDATAPALKPGFDLVASNMALHWTQDMAASLAGLWELVNPGGILAVAVPGERTFLAWREAHVTLGLPCALQDFPSAAQLAAMFPAPPRLTEEMHALPLARALDLPRHLKAVGGTVPRSGHRPLTPGQFRAVLAALDARLDAQGPQPIGYHVLYALALKPRLG, from the coding sequence GTGCCTGTAAACCGTTCCGCCCTGATCCGCGAAGCCTTTGGCAAGGCCCACGGCTACGACTCTCACGCCACGCCCCAGGCCTCCGTGGCCCGCCAGTTGGCCGCGCTCGTCACCGCGCACGGGGGCTTGCCGCCCGCCCCCTCCGTGCTGGACATGGGCTGCGGCACCGGGGCGCTGGCCCTGGCCCTGCGTTCCCGCCTGGACGTTGGCCGCTACCTCTGCGCGGACATCTCCCCGGCCATGCTGCGCCGGGCGTCCGCCAAACTCGCCCAGGCGTCGCCTCCGGCACTCCTGGCAGCCATGGACGCCACAGCACCGGCCCTCAAGCCCGGCTTCGACCTGGTGGCCTCCAACATGGCCCTGCACTGGACCCAGGACATGGCGGCCTCACTGGCCGGGCTCTGGGAGTTGGTGAACCCAGGCGGCATCCTGGCCGTGGCCGTTCCCGGAGAGCGCACCTTCCTGGCCTGGCGCGAGGCTCACGTTACCCTCGGCCTGCCCTGCGCCTTGCAGGACTTCCCCTCGGCGGCGCAACTAGCCGCCATGTTTCCAGCCCCGCCGCGCCTGACCGAAGAGATGCACGCCCTGCCCCTGGCCCGCGCCCTGGACCTGCCCCGGCACCTGAAGGCCGTGGGCGGCACGGTCCCGCGCAGCGGGCACAGGCCGCTCACTCCCGGACAGTTCCGCGCCGTACTGGCCGCCCTTGACGCACGCCTGGACGCGCAAGGGCCGCAGCCCATCGGCTACCACGTGCTGTACGCGCTGGCCTTGAAGCCCCGCCTGGGCTAA
- a CDS encoding MauE/DoxX family redox-associated membrane protein — translation MRAVWFLSRVLYGALFVYAGASKMADPVTFAGVIFNYQILPAKLVYGAALMLPALEIVCGLALSVNFFARGATVIMNGLMLVFLAGMGWAWSRGLDVTCGCFGGAGQAVSQQTLTRDAIILGLGLVAMWGAFAQAGKDEV, via the coding sequence ATGCGCGCCGTATGGTTCTTGAGCCGCGTTTTGTACGGGGCGCTGTTCGTGTATGCCGGGGCCAGCAAAATGGCCGATCCCGTCACGTTTGCCGGGGTGATCTTCAACTACCAGATTCTGCCCGCCAAGCTGGTGTACGGCGCGGCGCTTATGCTGCCCGCGCTGGAGATAGTCTGCGGGCTGGCGCTTAGCGTGAACTTCTTCGCACGCGGGGCCACGGTGATCATGAACGGCCTGATGCTGGTGTTCCTGGCGGGCATGGGCTGGGCCTGGAGCCGGGGGCTGGACGTCACCTGCGGCTGCTTCGGCGGCGCGGGGCAGGCGGTGAGCCAGCAGACTCTGACGCGCGACGCGATCATCCTGGGCCTGGGGCTTGTGGCCATGTGGGGCGCGTTCGCCCAGGCCGGGAAGGACGAGGTGTAA
- the thrC gene encoding threonine synthase, with the protein MTNNDFPTYRGNMEYYCLGCEDRFAVGELHYTCPKCGGVFLLEDTWFDSLAENPPVYWKSLFDKRASSKATALRGIFRFYELMAPILEPQDIVYLGEGNTPLIEANAALSKHLGVPMAFKNDGQNPSASFKDRGMACAFSYLKNLVRENGWDSVLTVCASTGDTSAAAALYAAYVGDPITSVVILPQGKVTPQQLAQPLGSGAVVLEVPGVFDDCMKVVEHLADNYRVALLNSKNAWRILGQESYAFEVAQWYDWDTYRKAVFVPIGNAGNVTAIMSGFLKLQRLGVIPSLPRIFGVQSAHADPVYRYYAADDPAKRVFEPVSVTPSVAQAAMIGNPVSFPRVKHFADQYEKIGGPGSFQVIQVEEQAIVEGMLLANRHGHISCTQGGECVAGLIRARELGLIEPSETAILDATAHSLKFIGFQDMYFSNTFPPEYGITPKKELANLPELMITPEEKARLTPEEYTVKAAQNVVARLGLTGK; encoded by the coding sequence ATGACCAACAACGACTTCCCCACATACCGCGGCAACATGGAATACTACTGCCTCGGCTGCGAGGACCGCTTCGCGGTCGGTGAACTCCACTACACCTGCCCCAAGTGCGGCGGCGTGTTCCTGTTGGAAGACACCTGGTTCGACTCGCTGGCCGAGAACCCCCCCGTGTACTGGAAATCGCTCTTCGACAAGCGCGCCTCCTCCAAGGCCACGGCTTTGCGTGGCATCTTCCGCTTCTACGAGCTGATGGCCCCCATCCTGGAGCCGCAGGACATCGTCTACCTAGGCGAGGGCAACACCCCGCTCATCGAGGCCAACGCCGCGCTCTCCAAGCACTTGGGCGTGCCCATGGCCTTCAAGAACGACGGCCAGAATCCCTCGGCCTCCTTCAAGGACCGTGGCATGGCCTGCGCCTTCAGCTACCTGAAGAACCTGGTGCGCGAGAACGGCTGGGACAGCGTGCTGACCGTGTGCGCCTCCACTGGCGATACTTCCGCCGCCGCCGCGCTCTACGCAGCCTACGTGGGCGACCCCATCACCTCGGTGGTCATCCTGCCCCAGGGCAAGGTGACGCCCCAGCAGCTGGCCCAGCCCCTGGGCAGCGGCGCGGTGGTGCTGGAAGTGCCCGGCGTGTTCGACGACTGCATGAAGGTGGTGGAGCATCTGGCGGACAACTACCGCGTGGCGCTCCTGAACTCCAAGAACGCCTGGCGCATCCTGGGCCAGGAGTCCTACGCCTTCGAGGTGGCCCAGTGGTACGACTGGGATACTTATCGGAAGGCCGTGTTCGTGCCCATCGGCAACGCGGGCAACGTCACCGCCATCATGAGCGGCTTTTTGAAGCTCCAGCGCCTGGGCGTCATCCCGTCGCTTCCGCGCATCTTCGGGGTGCAGTCCGCCCACGCCGACCCGGTCTACCGCTACTACGCGGCGGACGATCCGGCCAAGCGCGTGTTCGAGCCCGTGTCCGTCACTCCGAGCGTGGCCCAGGCGGCCATGATCGGAAACCCCGTCAGCTTCCCGCGCGTGAAGCACTTCGCGGACCAGTACGAGAAGATCGGCGGCCCCGGCTCCTTCCAGGTGATCCAGGTGGAAGAGCAGGCCATCGTGGAAGGCATGCTCCTGGCCAACCGCCACGGGCACATCAGCTGCACCCAGGGCGGCGAATGCGTGGCCGGGCTCATCCGCGCCAGGGAACTTGGCCTGATCGAGCCCTCCGAGACCGCCATCCTGGACGCCACGGCCCACAGCCTGAAGTTCATCGGTTTCCAGGACATGTACTTCTCGAACACCTTCCCGCCCGAGTACGGCATCACCCCCAAGAAGGAACTGGCCAACCTCCCCGAGTTGATGATCACCCCGGAGGAGAAGGCCCGCCTCACCCCCGAGGAGTACACCGTCAAGGCTGCGCAGAATGTGGTTGCGAGATTGGGACTGACCGGCAAATAG
- a CDS encoding DUF4079 family protein gives MLYAHPILMLCLVALTFYVLRLGAVRFAAVHLGRKGVFAWKRHVFLGRLAMAGLAAGMCGGLFMTWYFWSTPGSTGTHFHVALAMMALVASGAATGWSLDRVRKPKNPLALLHAAGNVLLALLALVQMYTGYGVLKDFLW, from the coding sequence ATGCTCTACGCGCACCCGATACTGATGCTCTGCCTCGTGGCGCTCACGTTCTACGTCCTGCGGCTGGGAGCCGTGCGGTTTGCGGCGGTTCACCTCGGCAGGAAAGGCGTGTTCGCCTGGAAGCGCCACGTCTTCCTGGGCAGGCTGGCCATGGCCGGGCTTGCGGCCGGCATGTGCGGCGGCCTGTTCATGACCTGGTATTTCTGGTCCACTCCCGGCTCCACCGGGACGCATTTTCATGTCGCCCTGGCCATGATGGCGCTTGTCGCAAGCGGCGCGGCCACGGGCTGGAGCCTGGACCGTGTCCGAAAGCCCAAGAATCCCCTGGCCCTGCTGCACGCAGCGGGCAACGTGCTGCTGGCGCTGCTGGCGCTGGTCCAGATGTACACGGGCTACGGGGTGCTGAAGGACTTCCTATGGTGA